The following proteins come from a genomic window of Nitrospira sp.:
- a CDS encoding Phosphoribosylamine--glycine ligase, with translation MKILVVGSGGREHAMVWKLAQSSRKPILYCAPGNAGIASSATCIPIQSDDVAALKNFALREKIDVTVIGPEAPLALGIVDEFRKARLRVFGPTRNAARVEASKIFSKDVMAQAKIRTAHAKSFEKIADALAYIERQEFPVVIKADGLAQGKGVIIATTREQARQAIVDSMEKVVFGQAGKRVLIEQFLDGEELTIMAFTDGRTVIPMPPAQDHKRVGDGDTGLNTGGMGAYCPARLGTSELQDQVLHEVLQPMVDAMARLGSPFQGVLYAGLMVVNGTPYVLEFNARMGDPETQVVLPLLKTDFLDVIESVVEHRLDQLPVEWHPDATVCVVMASGGYPGPYQQGMPLSGLPSATISSGSSMVFHAGTAQKGNEIVTAGGRVLGILGRGPTLSEAQREAYRVVKTISFEGCHFRTDIAHRALKT, from the coding sequence GTGAAGATCCTTGTCGTCGGCAGTGGTGGACGTGAACATGCGATGGTGTGGAAGCTCGCGCAGAGTTCGCGCAAACCCATACTGTATTGTGCTCCGGGCAATGCGGGCATTGCTTCATCAGCGACCTGCATCCCGATTCAATCGGACGACGTTGCCGCCCTAAAAAACTTCGCACTCCGAGAAAAGATTGATGTGACCGTGATCGGGCCTGAAGCACCGCTCGCGTTGGGCATCGTCGATGAATTCCGCAAAGCTCGGCTCAGAGTGTTTGGGCCGACCAGGAACGCCGCTCGTGTGGAAGCAAGCAAGATTTTCTCCAAGGACGTCATGGCACAGGCAAAGATTCGAACGGCTCACGCCAAGAGTTTTGAAAAGATCGCGGACGCATTGGCCTACATTGAGCGGCAGGAGTTTCCGGTCGTGATCAAAGCGGACGGGCTGGCTCAAGGAAAAGGCGTCATCATTGCAACCACTCGTGAGCAGGCGAGACAAGCGATCGTGGATTCGATGGAGAAGGTCGTGTTCGGGCAAGCCGGGAAACGGGTATTGATCGAGCAGTTCCTCGACGGGGAAGAACTGACGATCATGGCCTTTACCGATGGTAGGACGGTGATACCGATGCCGCCGGCGCAGGATCATAAGCGGGTCGGTGATGGCGACACGGGCTTGAATACCGGTGGGATGGGTGCCTATTGTCCTGCCCGGCTTGGGACATCGGAGCTTCAGGATCAAGTTTTACATGAGGTCTTGCAGCCGATGGTGGACGCCATGGCTCGTCTCGGTTCGCCATTCCAAGGTGTGCTGTACGCGGGGCTGATGGTGGTGAATGGGACGCCGTACGTGCTCGAATTTAATGCTCGCATGGGCGACCCTGAAACACAAGTGGTGCTGCCCTTGCTCAAGACCGATTTCCTCGACGTCATCGAATCGGTGGTCGAACATCGGCTTGATCAACTTCCCGTGGAGTGGCATCCGGACGCGACGGTCTGCGTAGTCATGGCATCGGGAGGCTACCCTGGTCCTTATCAGCAAGGGATGCCGCTCTCCGGGCTCCCTTCGGCGACCATCTCGTCGGGCTCCTCTATGGTCTTTCATGCTGGAACAGCACAGAAGGGAAATGAGATCGTGACAGCCGGAGGCCGCGTCCTCGGCATTCTGGGTCGAGGCCCGACGTTATCCGAGGCACAACGCGAGGCCTATCGAGTCGTAAAGACGATCTCTTTTGAGGGATGTCATTTCAGGACGGACATCGCGCATCGAGCTCTCAAGACATAA
- a CDS encoding Aspartate aminotransferase translates to MKLAARVGRIAPSPTLAMAATAKAMAAQGLDVIDFSAGEPDFDTPEPVKAAAEAAIREGFTKYTPSSGIDELRAAIVDKLLAELGIRYEKSQILVSCGAKHSLYNLAEALLEAGDEIIIPIPYWVSYSDQTLLNDATPVLLPTREEDGYAVHASEMERLITPRTKAIIVNSPCNPTGATYDRETLEEIASAAVRHDLLVISDEIYEKVLYDGATHISIASLGSEIASRTVIINGVSKSYAMTGWRIGYAAGPKDLITAMANIQSQSTSNPCSISQKAAVAALRLGEPFTRTMVEEFSRRRTAIVDGLNKIPGVSCRMPTGAFYAFPNIKTLLGRRGPAGLLKSPNDVAHYLLHEARIAVVSGEPFGSLEHLRLSYATSMTNIMRGLERLDQAFAKLT, encoded by the coding sequence ATGAAATTGGCAGCGCGTGTCGGGCGTATTGCACCCTCCCCGACGTTGGCCATGGCTGCAACTGCCAAAGCCATGGCTGCGCAAGGACTGGATGTCATCGATTTTTCAGCCGGCGAACCGGACTTTGATACGCCGGAGCCGGTGAAGGCCGCTGCGGAAGCGGCCATACGCGAGGGGTTTACCAAATACACCCCGTCGTCCGGGATCGATGAATTGCGGGCAGCAATCGTCGACAAACTTCTGGCTGAATTGGGGATTCGGTATGAAAAGTCTCAAATTCTCGTGTCTTGTGGTGCGAAACATTCCCTCTACAATTTGGCAGAAGCTTTGCTCGAAGCGGGTGACGAGATCATTATTCCAATCCCCTACTGGGTTTCCTATTCGGATCAGACGCTTCTGAACGATGCGACGCCGGTTCTGTTACCGACCCGCGAGGAAGATGGGTACGCCGTCCATGCTTCAGAGATGGAACGACTCATTACGCCGAGAACGAAAGCCATCATCGTGAACAGCCCGTGCAACCCCACCGGCGCCACCTATGATCGGGAGACGCTGGAAGAGATCGCCTCAGCAGCGGTCCGACATGATCTCCTTGTTATTTCCGATGAGATTTATGAAAAGGTACTCTACGATGGAGCCACGCACATCAGCATTGCTTCGTTGGGATCGGAGATCGCATCGCGAACGGTCATCATCAACGGCGTATCCAAGTCGTATGCCATGACAGGATGGCGAATCGGGTATGCGGCCGGTCCGAAAGATCTGATAACCGCGATGGCCAATATCCAAAGCCAGAGCACTTCAAATCCTTGTTCGATCTCGCAGAAAGCCGCCGTTGCTGCGTTGCGCCTTGGGGAGCCCTTCACTCGCACAATGGTGGAGGAGTTTTCCCGCCGTCGGACCGCGATCGTGGACGGGTTGAATAAAATTCCCGGTGTGTCATGCCGAATGCCAACTGGGGCCTTCTACGCATTCCCCAACATCAAAACCTTGTTGGGGAGACGTGGACCTGCGGGACTACTGAAGTCCCCGAATGACGTGGCGCATTATCTCTTGCACGAAGCCCGAATCGCAGTCGTGTCGGGTGAACCATTTGGAAGCCTGGAGCATCTTCGCCTCTCCTATGCCACCAGCATGACGAATATCATGCGAGGACTCGAGCGACTGGACCAGGCATTCGCGAAGTTGACTTGA
- a CDS encoding Phosphopantetheine adenylyltransferase — MRIGIYPGTFDPITHGHADIITRSLRVFDKVVVAVAPNPSKHPLFNLAERLDMVKLVMKDVGQVEVTPFDGLLVDYVERSGAHAIIRGLRAISDFEHEFQMALVNRKLAKMVETVFLMPSEEYSYLSSTIIKDVAQHGGNLIDFLHPEVARRLQARIRSLKS; from the coding sequence ATGAGAATCGGTATCTATCCCGGCACGTTTGATCCCATTACGCATGGCCACGCCGACATCATCACCCGCAGCCTTCGTGTGTTCGACAAGGTGGTGGTAGCCGTCGCTCCGAATCCCTCCAAACACCCACTCTTCAATTTGGCGGAACGCCTTGACATGGTCAAGCTGGTCATGAAGGATGTAGGACAGGTCGAGGTGACACCGTTCGACGGATTGCTCGTTGATTACGTCGAACGTTCAGGCGCCCATGCGATTATCCGTGGCTTGCGCGCCATTTCCGACTTTGAACATGAATTCCAGATGGCGCTCGTCAATCGAAAACTTGCGAAGATGGTGGAGACGGTGTTCTTGATGCCCAGCGAAGAATACTCATACTTGTCTTCGACGATTATTAAGGATGTGGCACAACACGGCGGCAATTTAATCGATTTTCTTCATCCGGAAGTAGCCCGGCGCCTACAAGCTCGTATCCGGAGTCTCAAATCATGA
- a CDS encoding 16S rRNA (guanine(966)-N(2))-methyltransferase, translating into MLSGMRVIAGTHRGRRLYGPRKLVLRPTSDRVREALFSILGNRLTNCRFLDLYAGTGAVGIEAVSRGAAHVTFVESNRDALKLLRQNLALCHIGEEIAVVGRTIQQFLDHPDQWNGPYDIVFADPPYAEAPKLPSLFAEPRTDEWFAMDSWLVIEHAAKTDFPVSLGCTKFLRRYCYGDTVLSLYFRPRTVQA; encoded by the coding sequence ATGTTGTCTGGTATGCGTGTGATTGCCGGTACCCATCGAGGTCGTCGACTCTACGGGCCGCGAAAACTTGTTCTTCGTCCAACCTCTGACCGGGTTCGAGAAGCCCTGTTTTCAATTCTCGGTAATCGGCTTACGAACTGTCGATTTTTGGACCTCTACGCCGGGACCGGAGCGGTGGGGATCGAAGCCGTCAGTCGCGGGGCCGCGCACGTGACCTTCGTCGAGTCGAACCGGGATGCATTGAAACTGCTGCGGCAAAACCTAGCGCTCTGTCATATCGGTGAGGAAATAGCCGTGGTGGGTCGGACTATCCAACAATTTCTGGACCATCCCGATCAGTGGAACGGTCCCTATGATATTGTCTTTGCCGACCCTCCTTATGCCGAGGCGCCGAAGCTTCCATCATTGTTCGCTGAGCCAAGGACCGACGAGTGGTTTGCCATGGATTCGTGGCTCGTCATCGAACATGCTGCGAAGACCGATTTCCCCGTGTCGTTGGGGTGCACGAAGTTTTTGCGTCGATATTGCTACGGCGATACGGTCTTATCCCTCTATTTTCGTCCCCGCACTGTGCAGGCATGA
- a CDS encoding UPF0758 family protein, with product MAGKEPRKGIAYWPKTERPRERLLAKGSEALSDAHLLAILLRTGRRDSSAVQVSIELLDRVGGLGGLAACGIEELCAIPGVGPAKAAQLKAALALGRRSLAVPMSTGTRIASSTDLFKHFHPALRDVKHELFKVVLLDAKNVVIKETTVSEGSLTLSIVHPREAFALAVRESAAAVIFLHNHPSGDPTPSPEDRRLTDRLITAGKLLGIRVLDHVIVGDGRYVSFADEGWMAEQRDEREDP from the coding sequence GTGGCGGGCAAAGAACCAAGAAAAGGCATTGCGTACTGGCCAAAGACCGAACGTCCTCGTGAACGTCTTCTCGCGAAGGGTTCCGAAGCCTTATCAGACGCCCATCTTCTCGCCATTCTCCTGAGGACCGGCCGCCGCGATTCGTCCGCCGTACAGGTTTCCATTGAACTCCTCGACCGCGTGGGTGGGTTGGGAGGATTAGCGGCCTGCGGGATTGAAGAACTCTGCGCCATCCCTGGTGTCGGTCCCGCCAAGGCGGCCCAACTTAAGGCGGCATTGGCACTGGGGCGACGATCGCTGGCCGTTCCCATGTCCACCGGCACTCGTATTGCCTCAAGTACAGATCTGTTCAAACATTTTCATCCTGCCCTCCGCGATGTGAAGCATGAACTCTTCAAAGTCGTGCTGCTGGACGCAAAAAATGTCGTGATCAAAGAAACCACGGTTTCCGAGGGAAGCCTCACGCTCAGCATCGTGCATCCCCGTGAGGCCTTTGCGCTCGCCGTACGTGAATCGGCCGCCGCGGTCATTTTTCTTCACAATCATCCCAGCGGAGATCCAACCCCCAGCCCGGAGGATCGGCGATTGACTGACCGACTGATAACGGCGGGCAAGCTATTGGGGATCCGCGTCTTGGACCATGTGATTGTCGGAGACGGCCGGTACGTAAGTTTTGCCGACGAAGGGTGGATGGCGGAACAGAGAGATGAGCGGGAAGACCCTTGA
- a CDS encoding elongation factor G — translation MEAACLESVRNVAIVSSAGAGKTSLSEALLYTGGAIPSLGSVTQATTVSDFEPEELRHRHSTSTSLLQFSWNHTNINLIDSPGALDLLGEPLAALQAADAVILLLSGNMGVRTELARLWGRIKELDLPCLVFVNGLDKEGASFENALETCRQQLGRAPIPMTLPVGIGGNLDGVIDVRHEKFVRSGPGSAQVELLQISDSLEKILSGARKQLVEAVAESGETLLETYLTQGELNQEDLLQGLRRDIQTNQFLPVYAGSATQNVGVWSLLDAIVTLLPAPSERGVIHPWHGIHPETREESERKGSPQEPFSAYVFKTIIDPFIGRLSYCRIVSGTIHADATVLNASKHVREKLGHFYRVLGKRHVPVDSAKGGEIVAMGKLKETHTGDTLCQENTPICYPIPSLPKPIMSFAIEAKSKTDIDKVSLGLHKLIEEDPTLEFTRNAETKEMVLSGMGQFHIDLALEKLHRKFGADVIIHTPKIPYRETLKTKSQAQGKYKKQTGGHGQYGDCWLEVAPLPRGNGYVFESRVVGGAIPRNFIPAVEKGVIEAMQEGPLGGFPVVDVQVAVYDGSYHVVDSSEMSFKIAGSMAFKKAIETAHPVLLEPVMTVEIDTPTDAVGAIMGDLSARRGRIVAVNAQDHAEQITALVPLAELLRYATALNAMTGGRGSYVMDFAQYDEVPRELAARVIERHKTEGQAATVH, via the coding sequence ATGGAAGCAGCCTGTCTGGAGTCCGTCAGAAACGTGGCGATCGTATCCAGCGCCGGTGCGGGGAAGACTTCTCTCAGTGAGGCCTTGCTGTATACCGGCGGAGCAATCCCCTCACTGGGTTCCGTGACACAGGCTACCACCGTTTCTGATTTCGAGCCGGAAGAGCTTCGCCATCGCCATTCGACAAGTACCAGCCTCCTTCAGTTCTCATGGAATCACACCAACATCAATCTCATTGACTCTCCCGGCGCACTGGATCTTCTCGGTGAACCGCTCGCCGCCTTGCAGGCCGCCGATGCAGTCATCCTTCTTCTGAGCGGAAACATGGGGGTCAGGACAGAGCTGGCACGCCTGTGGGGAAGAATCAAAGAGTTGGATCTTCCTTGTTTAGTGTTCGTCAATGGACTCGACAAGGAAGGCGCATCGTTCGAGAACGCGCTGGAGACCTGCCGTCAGCAACTCGGTCGTGCTCCAATCCCCATGACGTTGCCGGTCGGCATCGGCGGGAATTTAGACGGCGTCATTGATGTGCGACATGAGAAATTTGTACGGTCCGGGCCAGGCTCCGCTCAAGTGGAACTCCTGCAGATTTCAGACAGCCTGGAGAAAATTCTCAGCGGAGCGCGCAAGCAGCTCGTCGAAGCGGTCGCGGAGAGCGGAGAAACCTTATTGGAGACCTACTTGACTCAGGGAGAGTTAAACCAGGAAGACCTCCTGCAAGGACTCCGGCGAGACATCCAGACGAATCAATTTCTTCCCGTGTATGCCGGATCCGCAACGCAAAATGTGGGAGTCTGGTCCCTGCTGGACGCCATTGTGACCTTATTGCCGGCACCCTCCGAACGTGGCGTGATCCATCCATGGCACGGGATCCACCCGGAGACTCGCGAAGAGTCTGAGCGGAAGGGGAGTCCCCAGGAACCGTTTTCAGCCTACGTCTTTAAGACCATCATCGATCCATTTATCGGTCGGTTGTCTTATTGCCGTATCGTGTCTGGAACCATTCATGCCGATGCGACGGTGCTGAATGCTTCAAAACATGTACGGGAAAAGCTCGGCCATTTCTACAGGGTGTTGGGTAAACGACACGTGCCGGTCGATTCCGCAAAAGGGGGAGAGATCGTCGCGATGGGAAAACTCAAAGAGACGCATACCGGTGACACGTTGTGCCAAGAAAATACTCCCATCTGTTACCCCATACCGAGCCTCCCAAAGCCGATCATGTCGTTCGCGATCGAAGCCAAGTCGAAGACGGATATCGATAAGGTCAGCCTTGGTCTTCACAAACTCATCGAAGAAGATCCTACGCTGGAATTCACACGCAATGCCGAAACCAAGGAGATGGTGCTCAGCGGCATGGGGCAGTTTCACATTGATTTGGCTCTTGAGAAACTCCATCGAAAGTTCGGAGCCGATGTCATCATCCATACGCCGAAGATCCCGTACCGGGAAACGCTCAAGACGAAATCACAGGCACAGGGCAAATACAAGAAACAAACCGGCGGTCACGGGCAATACGGCGATTGCTGGCTTGAAGTGGCGCCGCTCCCACGGGGCAACGGTTATGTGTTTGAGAGTCGTGTGGTCGGAGGCGCGATTCCTCGAAATTTCATTCCCGCCGTGGAAAAAGGGGTCATTGAAGCCATGCAGGAAGGACCGTTGGGTGGATTTCCGGTCGTCGATGTGCAAGTGGCCGTCTATGACGGATCCTATCATGTCGTTGATTCATCCGAAATGTCGTTTAAGATCGCCGGATCGATGGCATTCAAGAAAGCGATAGAGACTGCGCATCCCGTGTTACTTGAGCCTGTCATGACGGTCGAAATCGACACACCGACCGACGCGGTCGGAGCTATCATGGGAGACTTGAGCGCCAGGCGGGGTCGAATCGTGGCCGTCAACGCGCAGGACCATGCGGAACAGATCACAGCCTTGGTTCCGCTGGCTGAGTTGCTTCGATATGCGACGGCCCTCAACGCCATGACCGGTGGCCGGGGCAGCTATGTCATGGATTTCGCACAGTATGATGAAGTACCACGAGAGTTAGCTGCAAGGGTCATTGAGCGACATAAGACTGAAGGACAAGCCGCGACGGTCCATTGA
- a CDS encoding HtrA protease/chaperone protein — MSTTVFPSSRVLLCFVAILFSSVIGGGRAEALSADSPGIRMLEEIQTVITELAEQAKPSVVNLFPVSGAGRLREGPGERAPNATGSGSGLIVDREGHIVTNNHVIGDATEIEVRFSDKTKLIAHVIGKDPDTDLAVLKVTTDRPLSSARFGDSSSVKVGQWVLAVGNPFGLDRTVTLGVVSGIGRENINLSRYENFIQTDASINPGNSGGPLFNLRGEVIGINTAIINFAQGIGFAIPSNMAKQVIEQLLAKGKVVRGWLGVGIQPLTAELAKKFGVTEGEGVLVNEVFEKDPAALAGIKPGDVIVRIDGAVVDSPNKLSRLIATLTPGETSKIEIVRDLKHVTMDVPLTERRDTTVVASISQQEEKLGVRLGLDLQDVTAALADRFKLRESKGVLITKVEPNSLAQAEGLREGDLIKEVNRKDVSSVGEFTSAMGRSKRGDTVLLRVLRENRAFYVVLKSSD, encoded by the coding sequence ATGTCAACTACTGTATTTCCGTCATCACGTGTTCTGCTTTGTTTTGTCGCTATTCTCTTTTCCTCCGTCATAGGAGGCGGCCGGGCGGAGGCATTATCGGCCGACTCACCCGGCATTCGCATGCTGGAAGAGATCCAAACCGTCATTACCGAGCTTGCCGAGCAGGCCAAGCCTTCTGTCGTCAACCTGTTTCCCGTCTCCGGCGCCGGTCGGCTTCGCGAAGGACCCGGCGAGCGTGCGCCGAATGCCACTGGTTCCGGTTCGGGCCTGATTGTCGATCGTGAAGGCCATATCGTGACGAACAACCATGTGATCGGCGATGCGACTGAAATTGAAGTGCGGTTCTCCGACAAGACGAAGCTCATCGCTCATGTGATCGGCAAAGATCCGGACACCGATTTAGCTGTCCTCAAAGTGACGACCGATCGACCGCTATCCAGTGCGCGATTCGGTGATTCTTCAAGCGTCAAAGTGGGGCAATGGGTACTGGCCGTCGGGAATCCATTCGGGTTGGACCGGACCGTGACGCTCGGGGTGGTCAGCGGCATCGGTCGCGAAAACATCAACCTTTCGCGGTACGAGAACTTCATTCAGACCGATGCCTCGATCAACCCTGGAAATTCCGGAGGCCCGCTCTTTAATCTCCGGGGTGAGGTGATCGGCATCAATACGGCGATCATCAATTTTGCCCAAGGCATCGGGTTTGCCATTCCTTCGAACATGGCCAAACAGGTTATCGAACAGTTACTGGCCAAAGGCAAAGTTGTGCGAGGCTGGCTCGGTGTCGGGATTCAGCCGTTGACGGCTGAGTTGGCAAAAAAATTCGGAGTCACCGAAGGCGAAGGAGTACTCGTGAACGAAGTGTTCGAGAAGGATCCTGCAGCGTTGGCCGGGATCAAGCCGGGCGATGTCATCGTCCGGATCGACGGTGCCGTCGTTGATTCACCGAATAAACTGTCTCGCCTCATCGCGACGCTGACTCCTGGCGAGACCTCAAAGATAGAAATCGTCCGGGATCTGAAACACGTGACAATGGACGTTCCCCTCACCGAGCGGCGTGATACCACCGTCGTCGCATCAATTTCTCAACAAGAGGAGAAGTTAGGAGTCAGGTTGGGTCTTGATCTCCAAGACGTGACGGCCGCCCTGGCGGACAGGTTCAAGCTCCGTGAGTCGAAAGGCGTGCTGATTACAAAGGTTGAACCCAATAGTCTTGCTCAAGCCGAAGGCCTCCGGGAAGGCGATCTCATCAAAGAGGTCAACCGTAAGGACGTGTCCTCCGTAGGAGAATTTACGTCAGCGATGGGACGGTCCAAGCGTGGCGATACCGTGTTGCTTCGCGTGCTTCGAGAAAACCGCGCATTTTATGTCGTGCTGAAATCCTCCGACTGA
- a CDS encoding tRNA-5-methyluridine(54) 2-sulfurtransferase, translated as MNCTRCKIKAVLKLPRHNAAFCKDCFNNFVHDQVRKAIRHQEMLAQNDRLLVAVSGGKDSLALWDILLKLGYKTDALYVNLGIGSYSESSQEKVVHFSETVAAGYGAVLHIHTVEREEGAGIRELAMLVHRPTCSTCGTIKRYRFNHAAIQHGYDVMATGHNLDDEAARLLGNVLHWQHEYLEKQDPSLPASVDGFAKKVKPLYRLTERELAAYCVLNRIDYVVEECPMAQGARTLLYKEVLNRLETESPGTKQMFYWGFLEKARPTWTPTTVMEKDRSALHPCALCGQPTTAETCSYCKLMARAKASPAR; from the coding sequence ATGAACTGTACAAGATGTAAGATCAAAGCCGTTCTCAAATTACCCCGCCATAACGCCGCATTCTGCAAGGACTGCTTTAATAATTTCGTGCATGACCAAGTTCGTAAAGCGATTCGTCATCAGGAGATGCTCGCACAAAATGATCGCCTCCTGGTCGCCGTTTCAGGCGGCAAGGACAGTTTGGCCCTCTGGGATATTCTCCTGAAACTGGGTTATAAAACCGATGCCCTGTACGTGAACCTCGGGATCGGAAGCTATTCTGAATCGTCACAAGAAAAAGTCGTGCACTTTTCCGAGACTGTGGCGGCTGGATATGGTGCTGTGCTCCATATCCATACCGTCGAGCGGGAGGAAGGAGCCGGCATTCGTGAGCTCGCGATGTTGGTCCACCGCCCGACGTGCTCCACATGCGGCACAATCAAGCGCTATCGGTTCAACCATGCGGCAATCCAGCATGGGTACGATGTCATGGCGACGGGACATAATTTGGATGATGAAGCGGCTCGACTGCTGGGGAACGTGCTGCACTGGCAGCACGAATACCTGGAGAAACAAGACCCCAGCCTTCCCGCCTCCGTTGATGGATTCGCCAAGAAAGTAAAGCCCTTGTATCGTTTGACTGAGCGGGAATTGGCTGCCTATTGCGTCCTGAATAGGATCGACTATGTTGTCGAGGAATGTCCCATGGCGCAAGGAGCGCGCACACTCCTCTACAAGGAAGTGTTGAATCGCCTGGAAACCGAGTCGCCCGGTACCAAGCAGATGTTTTACTGGGGGTTTCTTGAGAAAGCGCGCCCGACGTGGACACCAACGACCGTCATGGAAAAAGATCGTTCGGCCTTACACCCCTGCGCTCTGTGCGGCCAGCCCACCACGGCTGAGACCTGCTCCTACTGTAAGCTTATGGCCCGAGCAAAAGCTTCACCTGCTCGTTGA
- a CDS encoding DnaJ-class molecular chaperone CbpA — protein sequence MATTPRDYYHILGVPRTASSDDIKKAFRRLARQYHPDLHAGAKKAEMEKKFKELNEAQEVLTDPDKRKKYDQYGADWEQAQAFEKARQQAGSQGFGGPWGYEGNYTGQGGGGSGSEQFSDFFENLFGNRGRSGAGRSSAGMPGEDIETEVQLGLREVLTGVTKRVNLREPRTCSTCQGSGTVRGRSCVTCQGTGVMTEYKTIEVRIPAGVQDGTRVRVAGKGQSGINGGKRGDLYLHVVIPSDPIFRRQGSDLHVTLPVYPWEAMLGAEVTAPTLAEPVKVKVPPGSKADGKLRLKGKGLPAATGGHGDLFLTLHIVLPVGISEEERLLYERLSKQRHPDPRTELLYSAQRR from the coding sequence ATGGCAACTACCCCTCGCGATTACTATCACATTCTGGGTGTTCCCCGAACCGCCTCGTCCGACGATATTAAAAAAGCCTTTCGGCGCTTAGCTCGCCAGTACCATCCCGATCTCCACGCGGGTGCGAAGAAGGCCGAGATGGAAAAGAAATTTAAAGAGCTCAATGAGGCACAGGAGGTCCTGACCGACCCGGATAAGCGAAAGAAGTATGATCAGTATGGGGCCGATTGGGAGCAGGCACAAGCCTTCGAGAAAGCTCGTCAGCAGGCAGGGTCACAAGGATTTGGCGGGCCATGGGGGTACGAAGGAAACTACACCGGTCAAGGCGGTGGCGGATCCGGAAGCGAACAATTCTCAGATTTTTTTGAGAATCTCTTTGGAAACCGCGGACGCAGTGGAGCCGGACGCAGTAGTGCTGGAATGCCGGGAGAGGACATCGAGACCGAAGTTCAGCTGGGATTACGCGAAGTATTAACCGGTGTCACCAAACGCGTGAATCTGCGTGAACCCCGGACGTGTTCGACCTGTCAAGGGAGCGGGACCGTGCGTGGCCGATCCTGCGTAACCTGTCAAGGAACCGGGGTGATGACCGAATACAAAACCATAGAAGTGCGGATTCCTGCTGGAGTTCAAGACGGAACGCGCGTGAGGGTTGCCGGAAAGGGTCAGTCCGGCATAAACGGTGGGAAACGCGGAGACCTGTATCTTCATGTGGTCATTCCCTCCGATCCCATCTTTCGGCGGCAAGGCTCGGACTTGCATGTCACCCTGCCCGTTTATCCTTGGGAGGCCATGCTTGGAGCTGAAGTGACGGCTCCCACCTTAGCCGAACCGGTGAAAGTCAAAGTTCCTCCAGGGAGCAAGGCCGACGGGAAACTCCGGCTCAAGGGAAAGGGACTTCCGGCCGCCACAGGCGGGCATGGCGATCTGTTCCTGACGTTGCACATTGTCCTGCCTGTCGGTATCAGCGAAGAGGAACGGCTATTGTACGAACGATTGAGCAAACAACGGCATCCGGATCCGCGAACGGAACTTCTCTACAGCGCCCAACGACGTTGA